A single Sulfurimonas aquatica DNA region contains:
- a CDS encoding F0F1 ATP synthase subunit C, producing MKKVLFLMLALATAAMASDGEVANQTLKAYSMIAAGLGLGLAALGGAIGMGHTAAATIAGTARNPGLGAKLMTTMFIALAMIEAQVIYALVIALIALYANPYLG from the coding sequence ATGAAAAAAGTTCTATTTTTAATGCTAGCTCTTGCAACTGCTGCAATGGCATCTGACGGAGAGGTTGCTAACCAAACTCTTAAAGCTTACTCAATGATCGCTGCTGGTCTTGGTCTTGGTCTTGCTGCTCTTGGTGGTGCTATCGGTATGGGTCATACTGCTGCTGCGACTATCGCTGGTACTGCACGTAACCCAGGTTTAGGCGCTAAGCTTATGACTACAATGTTCATCGCTCTTGCAATGATTGAAGCACAAGTTATTTATGCACTAGTAATTGCTCTTATAGCACTTTACGCTAATCCATATTTAGGATAG